The Campylobacter concisus sequence TGGCATCGAGGCTGGAAGTAGCAAAAACATAAAAGATGGTAGTGATTCTAGCAGAAATTTTGGTTCAAGCATAGGGCTTAGCTACGAGCTTGACCTTTGGCAAAAGCTAGCAAATAGCAAAGATGCAGCGATGTTTGAAGCAGAGGCTACCAAATTTGATCTGGAGGCTAGCAAACTAAGTGTGATAAACTCCGTGACAGATGCCTATTTTCAGATCCTATATCTAAATGAAAACATCAAAACTTATGAGCAAATTTTAGAAATTTATAATGAGTTAATTAAGATAGTCGGGCTTAAATTTGAGCTTGGCAAAGAGGAGGCGCTAAGCCTAAAACAGATAAATTCACAGCTTTTAAACGCTCAAAATAAGATAGAAAATGCCAAAAAAGAGCTAGTCGTAGCCAAGAAAATGCTTAGGATTTTGCTAAATGAGAGGCCGGATTTTGAGCTTAAATTTGAAGACCTCATACTAAGTCCCGTTAAAAGAGTGGGCGTTGATCTAGACGTGCCAACAAGCGCCATAGCAAACCGCCCTGATCTAAGAGCGGCCATTTACCGTATAGAAGAGGGCATCCTAAGCTATAAAGCTAGTCAAAAAGATTTTTATCCAAGCATCACGCTAGGAGCGAGCCTCAAAAGTAGTTCAAGTACAAAAGAGGGCGCATTTAGCCTTAAATTTCTAAATGGCAACGTCGCTTTAAATTTACCATTTTTAAACTACTCTAAACTAAAGTCAAATTTGAAAGTAAGCGAGGTAAATTTTGAGCTTGCAAAACTAAACTACATAAGCACTCTAAATAGCGCATTAAACGAAATAGACGCATTTTACAAAGGCTATCTAAACGACGAAGCGCTGCTTATAAACTATCAAGAGCAGATAAAAAACTACGAGGAAATTTCAAAAATTTACGAGCTAAAATACTCTTATGGCAAGGTTGAGTTAAAGCAGTTTTTAGAGGCAAAAAATAGTGAGCTAGAGGCTAAAATAGGGCTATTAAAAGTAAAATACATGCTTTTACAAGACGAGCTAAATATCTACAAAGCCATGGCAGGCAAATTTAATAGGTAAATTTATGAGCTCGGCTTGGGACTATGAGGCAAATGCGTGTAGCAGTGATGGCAAATTTAGCGCCAAATTTGAAGGCTATGAGGTCGCTATGGGCGCTCCAACCCTTGGCGAGCTACGACTTTTTATAAATAGCAAGCACTGTCTAAAATTAAAAAATGAGCCTTCAAACCACGAAAAAAGACTATCAAATTTTGATCAAAATTTAGTTAAAGATGACGATGCGCTTCAAATTTTACTTAGCGAAAGGGCGACTGCTTGCTTTTTGTTTTCAGAGGACTCTAAATTTCTAGCTTTTTCTGAATGGACGGCAGATAAAATGCAGATCGTAAAGGTAGTGCACCTAGCCGATATGAGCATAAAAACTGATAATAGGCGCAAAAGAGTAGTGGAATTTCTCTCATTTAATGATGGCTTGCTTGAAATTTTAGACTCGCCGATCTTTATGCCTAAAAACTACACACTGGATATCCGCACACTTTTTGACGATAAAATTTAATTCTTGAGCGAGCGCTTTATGTACATTTATCGCAGTTTTTGCAAGGTTAGTGCTCTGCGCTTAAAAGCAAGAACCACAAACTCCAAAGATAGCTCTTGCTCACTTTTTCAAAATAGGGTAGATCAAATTTTAAGTTATATATAAGATAAATACAAATTTCACATTTTTTGAAAAGTGTAAAATTTAACTAATTTTCTTACAAATATTTTTATGTCAAATTTAATGGATAAATTATAATCATACAAAAGATAAAATCCAAAATAAGCCTATAAATCAACATTTAAATTCATATAAAAGAAAAAATAAGAAAATTAAAATAACAATTTGAAAATTATAGTTTTCAATACAAATATATAAAAAAGCTTGTATTTTACCTTTTAACATATTCATATAAGTAGTATTATGCTTTTAAAATTATCTTTTTAAAATGAAAGTCGTATTTGATTTTTTGAAAACTTACAACATTTAGAAGTAAGTTTTCAAAAATTAGAAGTTTTATAAGATTGTAGATTTTAAGCCAAAAGCTCTTTTGCGATCATACTTATGCGTTTTGCTTCAGCACTTGCTCCTATCTCATCTTTTGCCATTTTCATTACGGCACCTAAATTTTTGCCAGCTCTTTCAATAATCTTTTTTATTTTCTCTTTAAGCTCTTCATCACTTAGTTGTGCTGGCAAATATGCCTTAATAAGCTCAATCTCACCCTGCTCTTTTTTAGCCAAATCCTCTCTAGTACCTTTTATATAAAGCTCAACCGAGTCAGCCCTCTTTTTGATCTCCTTTTGAAGTAGCGGAAGTACCACTTCATCAGTCATTTCAATCCTTTGATCGACTTCGACCTGCTTAAGTGCTGCATTTAGCGTTCTTAAAGTATCTCTTTTAAACTCATCTTTTGCCTTCATAGCCTCTTTTATATCAGCTAAAATTTGCTCTCTTATACTCATTTCCTCTCCTTTAAATTTTTGAAATATTAACTAAAAATTTGTGATAATTTCTTGAAATTTTCCTTGCAGATAGGCCACCCCAACACCCTCTCTAAGCCCATCGTCAATAACTAAAAATTTTGCTTCTTGCCCGATTAAAAGCTCCTCTAAAAGCAAGGTTCCAGCGATGAGCGGATACTTTCTGCTTCTTCCAACCGCCACATCAGCGCTCTTATCGTCCATCTTTAAAAGCTCATTTACAAACCAGGCAAGATCATCATCTCTAAGCTCATATCCGCTTACTTTTTTTGGATCATAGTTCTCGTAGTTAAGTCCTAGTCGTAGCGCTGCGATAGTAGTTGGTACGCCAGAAGTCAGCACGATAAATTTATTTTTTAAGCTATTTAAAAATTCTCTTGCATCTTTTGTATAAAATTTTGCATTTTTTTGCATCAGATCAAGCGTTTTAAATTTCTCAAAAAATGTAATAATGCCAAATTTAAAACTCATAAAATTTCCATTTTCACCAATCTCTGAACTTGCTCCACCGATGTCAATGATGCTAAAATTATCATTGATTCCAAGCTTTTTAAAAGCATTTTGAACACCCAAAAATGTAAGCTTTGCTTCTGCTTTACCACCGATGATGTGAAAATTTATGTCAAATTTCTCTCTTATCTCGCTAAAAATTTTCCCGCTATTTGACGCTACCCTAAAAGCCTCAGTCGCAACCGCAATACACTTAAATTTAGAAAAATCAAATTTACTTTTAGCCTCTGTTATCGCTTCAAAGAGCCTATTTTTGGACTCATCTGCTATCTTGCCACTTTCATTTAGCCCTCTAGCAGCTCCTACTATCTTTTCATAAATTTGCTCATTACTAAAGCCATTTTGTTCTTTTTTGACAAGTGCTACGCGAAATGTGTTTGAGCCAAGATCGATCGCTATAACCAAAATTTATCCTTAAAAATTTTTGCAGATTCTAACATATGATAATTTAGTATCATTTAAAGTTGAAAAATTCTAAAAACTTTAATATTTTTCAAGATATAATCCCTATCAAAAACCTTATAAGGGGGCTTGATTGCTTCGAGATAACTTATTAGCATTTGTTATTTTTGCAATTTGTAGCGTTGGATTTTTCGTTTGGGGCTATCAGTACATCCCGACAAATAACTACTTTTTATTCTTGATCGCTGGCATGTTTGGTCTTTTTATGGCCTTTAATATCGGTGGAAATGACGTTGCAAATAGCTTTGGCACAAGCGTTGGTGCTAAGACGCTAACACTTAAGCAAGCTCTCATCATCGCAGCTATTTTTGAGCTTAGCGGTGCGATATTTGCAGGATCAGAGGTTACAAATACGATTAGAAACGAGATCGTGAAATTTCCAAGCGATCTAAACCCGATGAAATTTGTCATCATCATGATCTCAGCCCTTCTTAGCTCAGGCCTTTGGCTATTTTACGCATCCAAAAAAGGTCTGCCAGTCTCGACCACTCACTCGATCGTTGGCGGCATCGTTGGCGCAGGACTTGCTATGGGTTTTATGATAAAAGATCCAGAGCCATTTAGCATGGTCTCATGGAGCGAGATCGGTAGAATCGCCGTAAGTTGGGTCATTTCGCCACTGCTTGGCGGCGTGATGTCTTACATTATATTTGGCTATGTAAAAAGTAAGATTATCGAGCCAACACATGAACTTAAAATGAATCTAAAAGCTCTAAAAGCTGAGCGAAAAGCATATAAAGAAAGCTTCATAAAAGCACTAAAAACAAAGCCAGCTGAGGAGCAAATAGCTACTCTTTCAAAGATCGCAGTTATCGACGAGGACGAAATCGAAACCACTGAATACAGCGAGTATCGCTCAAAAATTCGCATCATGAAAGATGGTGAAAAAGAGATAGACACTTTTAAAGCGATGAAAAAGCACATCCCAATCATCGCTGGATTTGCCGCGATGGTGATCTCGTCGATGATGCTTTTTAAAGGGCTAGAGCATATAAATTTAGCCTTTAGTATCATCCAAACCGTCTGGATCATCTTTGTGATTGGGGCTCTAGCGTATCTTGCAAGCCTTGCTATTATAAACGTCATGAGCAAAAACGATAGCGAAAAAAGTATCAATAGAATTTTCTCATGGTTTCAAATTTTTACCGCTTCATCTTTTGCATTTTCACACGGCGCAAACGACATTGCAAACGCAGTTGGACCATTTGCCGCTGTGCTTGATGTGCTAAAGACTGGCTCTATAAACGAAAGCTCGCCGATACCTAGCATCGCAATGGTAACATTTGGCATCTCACTTGTCGTCGGACTTTGGTTTTTAGGCAAAGAGGTGATCACCACCATCGGCTCAAAACTAGCTGAAATTTTACCGACAACTGGCTTTAGTGCCGAGCTTGCCTCAAGTATCGTCATACTTCTAGCTACAAAGCTTGGCATACCAGTTAGCTCGACGCATATCCTAATAGGCGCGGTTTTGGGCATTGGCATCGTAAATAAAAATGCAAACTGGAAAATGGTAAGACCAATCATTCTTGCTTGGCTC is a genomic window containing:
- a CDS encoding inorganic phosphate transporter: MLRDNLLAFVIFAICSVGFFVWGYQYIPTNNYFLFLIAGMFGLFMAFNIGGNDVANSFGTSVGAKTLTLKQALIIAAIFELSGAIFAGSEVTNTIRNEIVKFPSDLNPMKFVIIMISALLSSGLWLFYASKKGLPVSTTHSIVGGIVGAGLAMGFMIKDPEPFSMVSWSEIGRIAVSWVISPLLGGVMSYIIFGYVKSKIIEPTHELKMNLKALKAERKAYKESFIKALKTKPAEEQIATLSKIAVIDEDEIETTEYSEYRSKIRIMKDGEKEIDTFKAMKKHIPIIAGFAAMVISSMMLFKGLEHINLAFSIIQTVWIIFVIGALAYLASLAIINVMSKNDSEKSINRIFSWFQIFTASSFAFSHGANDIANAVGPFAAVLDVLKTGSINESSPIPSIAMVTFGISLVVGLWFLGKEVITTIGSKLAEILPTTGFSAELASSIVILLATKLGIPVSSTHILIGAVLGIGIVNKNANWKMVRPIILAWLITLPAAAISSAIFYFALAKFLGV
- a CDS encoding flagellar protein, encoding MSSAWDYEANACSSDGKFSAKFEGYEVAMGAPTLGELRLFINSKHCLKLKNEPSNHEKRLSNFDQNLVKDDDALQILLSERATACFLFSEDSKFLAFSEWTADKMQIVKVVHLADMSIKTDNRRKRVVEFLSFNDGLLEILDSPIFMPKNYTLDIRTLFDDKI
- a CDS encoding TolC family protein, which codes for MKFLSLALVLVLSGCAVKNIDENYKQILLEDNASRELNLNTSWWKEYHQSYLDELVELALKNNTDLAKAAINVNKVLAQAGILEANLIPSFNAGIEAGSSKNIKDGSDSSRNFGSSIGLSYELDLWQKLANSKDAAMFEAEATKFDLEASKLSVINSVTDAYFQILYLNENIKTYEQILEIYNELIKIVGLKFELGKEEALSLKQINSQLLNAQNKIENAKKELVVAKKMLRILLNERPDFELKFEDLILSPVKRVGVDLDVPTSAIANRPDLRAAIYRIEEGILSYKASQKDFYPSITLGASLKSSSSTKEGAFSLKFLNGNVALNLPFLNYSKLKSNLKVSEVNFELAKLNYISTLNSALNEIDAFYKGYLNDEALLINYQEQIKNYEEISKIYELKYSYGKVELKQFLEAKNSELEAKIGLLKVKYMLLQDELNIYKAMAGKFNR
- a CDS encoding GatB/YqeY domain-containing protein, encoding MSIREQILADIKEAMKAKDEFKRDTLRTLNAALKQVEVDQRIEMTDEVVLPLLQKEIKKRADSVELYIKGTREDLAKKEQGEIELIKAYLPAQLSDEELKEKIKKIIERAGKNLGAVMKMAKDEIGASAEAKRISMIAKELLA
- a CDS encoding Ppx/GppA phosphatase family protein, which produces MVIAIDLGSNTFRVALVKKEQNGFSNEQIYEKIVGAARGLNESGKIADESKNRLFEAITEAKSKFDFSKFKCIAVATEAFRVASNSGKIFSEIREKFDINFHIIGGKAEAKLTFLGVQNAFKKLGINDNFSIIDIGGASSEIGENGNFMSFKFGIITFFEKFKTLDLMQKNAKFYTKDAREFLNSLKNKFIVLTSGVPTTIAALRLGLNYENYDPKKVSGYELRDDDLAWFVNELLKMDDKSADVAVGRSRKYPLIAGTLLLEELLIGQEAKFLVIDDGLREGVGVAYLQGKFQEIITNF